A portion of the Calothrix sp. 336/3 genome contains these proteins:
- a CDS encoding ParM/StbA family protein: MVRLNRQAYPEVTLTLDFGGSGTKGIAQIRGSKPTAIWMEPAVIKASKTSLAFQTRNLGNTYPENTAWVGISEDYRAVGYLARSAYNATPGLTPRKYELALYKTLAAVWAIKQKFELPDSFDISIALLLPPGEFEDSALLKPMLRDALAEFDTPTGKVNANLIGYECFPEGGGIYAMYCKNTGEAIRRRVIALVMLGYRNASVMISRRGILNRGKTTNLGMYKMVDLVIDRTSGLAAEELIRAITSAGNEPKPQYFHHLCSDNNHRDAEIEKIIYAVHSSREEYAIALTNWLKEVLPSRNELDEVIICGGTADYLREELDTVFPITPIVWHGGVEIPSNLNEQWLGSRLADVWALSVYHSIKVRAARREEAANG, from the coding sequence ATGGTTAGATTAAATAGGCAAGCATACCCTGAAGTGACTTTAACTCTTGACTTTGGTGGGAGTGGAACTAAGGGAATCGCTCAAATTCGAGGGAGCAAACCAACGGCAATTTGGATGGAACCTGCCGTCATCAAAGCAAGCAAAACTTCTCTGGCATTCCAAACCCGCAATTTAGGAAACACCTATCCCGAGAATACAGCTTGGGTGGGAATTAGTGAAGATTATCGAGCGGTAGGATATTTGGCACGGAGTGCATACAACGCTACACCTGGATTAACACCACGCAAATATGAACTGGCTTTGTACAAAACCCTGGCTGCGGTGTGGGCAATCAAGCAAAAATTCGAGTTACCAGACTCCTTCGACATTTCTATTGCCTTACTACTACCACCGGGGGAATTTGAAGATTCGGCATTGCTCAAACCAATGCTCAGGGATGCTTTAGCTGAATTTGACACACCAACTGGAAAAGTGAATGCCAACTTGATTGGTTACGAATGCTTTCCAGAGGGTGGGGGAATCTATGCGATGTATTGCAAAAACACGGGTGAGGCAATTCGGCGTAGAGTTATTGCTTTGGTGATGTTGGGGTATCGCAACGCATCAGTAATGATATCTCGACGGGGAATTTTAAATCGGGGGAAAACTACTAACTTAGGTATGTATAAGATGGTGGATTTAGTCATTGATCGCACGTCAGGATTGGCAGCAGAGGAATTAATCCGAGCTATTACATCTGCTGGCAACGAACCCAAACCCCAATATTTTCATCATCTGTGCAGTGACAACAATCATCGAGATGCCGAAATTGAGAAAATTATATACGCGGTGCATTCATCTAGGGAAGAATATGCGATCGCACTCACGAATTGGTTAAAGGAAGTATTGCCATCACGTAACGAATTAGACGAGGTGATTATTTGCGGTGGTACGGCTGATTATTTGCGAGAAGAACTAGATACCGTCTTTCCAATAACACCTATAGTTTGGCATGGAGGTGTAGAAATTCCATCAAACTTAAATGAACAATGGCTGGGTAGCCGTCTGGCTGATGTATGGGCATTGTCTGTATATCACAGTATCAAAGTCAGGGCAGCAAGGAGGGAGGAAGCGGCAAATGGGTAA
- a CDS encoding relaxase/mobilization nuclease domain-containing protein has protein sequence MIGKIRKGKSFAGLTKYVLEKEEASLICTNLAGETPQDFYQQFSATKQLNPRVRSPVSHISISFPPNEKPDQEQLQEIIEGTLLGMGFEKNLYFAASHNDCDHFHLHIAASRINIDGECVCDWYDKRRLEYE, from the coding sequence ATGATTGGCAAGATTAGAAAAGGTAAAAGCTTTGCTGGGCTGACAAAATATGTTCTCGAAAAAGAAGAAGCATCGTTAATTTGTACGAATCTCGCAGGAGAGACACCTCAAGATTTTTACCAACAGTTCTCGGCAACTAAACAACTAAATCCCAGAGTGCGATCGCCTGTCAGTCATATCAGTATCAGTTTCCCTCCCAACGAAAAACCTGACCAAGAACAACTCCAAGAGATTATTGAAGGAACCCTGTTGGGGATGGGATTCGAGAAAAATTTATACTTTGCTGCATCTCACAATGACTGCGACCATTTCCACCTCCACATTGCCGCAAGTCGCATCAACATCGATGGTGAATGTGTCTGTGACTGGTATGACAAAAGACGTTTGGAGTATGAGTGA
- a CDS encoding endonuclease NucS domain-containing protein produces MTRKSVENIIRDYLADNLSIISSNLSLIQKEYYLPNRLGTRGFIDILAKDNKNNYVIIEIKRSNEASREALHEILKYVEALKQNKEVIESEIKVIIVSTEWKELIVPFSSFANRVNFYIQGILIEVNDVNYPTSVKEISPLKLKDERLFSPAHMIRLYKNKQNLQKGIESHTNTFRVKGIENFVLLILTPSENHQDLVFPEYSQTIQTLSSTLDIINYSIEPYMIYSAFVRLSKEEYLEQIRKHPDYYEELLSSLEEELSDNEIYSKYEDYLLDIKPYPYSDYVEISYPSKFRHKLLEDEGWKIEEIQRFGTLKDNELLKDSVILSEIAGKSGIDGAIFDCCSDSKDNAKIEEMKKGAKRVLCENKVWLNHIKLILEHHIESENKHSFDIALKIYSPNNILFSIYKQIKENNNYLWLPCYKLSLYFSDKKQKSYFGTIEWNGKKADIDNLINKYYQGKPSSLALPVFWGGYEENNSHIMEELGFSFGTILYELVEKDVMIKYDFNASNYCFVPTDTNRTPYDGINNFIFKNKDFVQRLIHHFESIPVV; encoded by the coding sequence ATGACGAGAAAATCTGTAGAAAATATTATCAGAGATTATCTTGCAGATAATTTATCAATAATATCCAGCAATTTATCACTCATACAAAAAGAATATTATTTACCTAATAGGTTAGGTACACGTGGTTTTATCGACATCTTAGCGAAAGATAATAAAAACAACTATGTCATTATTGAAATCAAACGATCAAATGAAGCGTCCAGAGAAGCATTACATGAAATATTGAAATATGTTGAAGCTTTAAAACAAAATAAAGAGGTAATTGAATCGGAAATTAAAGTCATAATTGTATCTACTGAATGGAAAGAATTAATAGTACCATTTTCTTCTTTTGCTAATAGAGTTAACTTTTATATCCAAGGCATATTAATTGAAGTTAATGATGTGAATTATCCTACCTCAGTAAAAGAAATATCACCTTTAAAATTAAAAGATGAGCGTTTATTTTCTCCTGCACACATGATTAGGCTATATAAAAATAAGCAAAATTTACAGAAAGGCATAGAGAGTCATACAAATACATTTAGGGTGAAAGGAATTGAGAATTTTGTTTTGTTGATATTAACTCCATCTGAAAATCATCAAGATTTAGTATTTCCAGAATATAGTCAAACGATTCAAACTTTAAGTTCGACTCTAGATATTATTAATTATTCAATAGAGCCTTATATGATTTATTCGGCATTTGTACGTTTATCAAAAGAAGAATACTTAGAACAAATTCGTAAGCATCCAGATTATTATGAAGAACTTTTATCTTCTTTAGAAGAAGAATTAAGTGATAACGAAATATATTCTAAATACGAAGATTATTTGCTAGATATAAAGCCTTATCCTTACTCCGATTATGTTGAAATATCCTATCCCTCAAAGTTTCGTCATAAATTATTAGAAGACGAAGGTTGGAAAATAGAAGAAATACAAAGATTTGGCACATTAAAAGATAATGAACTTTTAAAAGATTCAGTGATTCTTTCGGAAATAGCAGGTAAATCTGGAATAGATGGAGCTATATTTGATTGTTGCTCAGATTCAAAAGATAATGCTAAAATTGAAGAGATGAAAAAAGGTGCAAAAAGAGTTCTCTGTGAAAATAAAGTTTGGCTCAATCATATTAAGTTGATTCTGGAGCATCATATTGAAAGCGAAAATAAGCATTCTTTTGATATTGCACTGAAAATATATTCACCTAATAACATTTTATTTTCTATATATAAGCAAATAAAAGAAAATAATAATTATTTATGGCTGCCATGTTATAAGTTATCATTATATTTCTCTGATAAAAAACAAAAGTCTTATTTTGGGACTATTGAATGGAATGGTAAAAAAGCTGATATAGATAATCTTATAAATAAATACTATCAAGGTAAGCCATCTTCTCTTGCTCTTCCTGTATTTTGGGGTGGTTATGAAGAAAATAATTCTCATATAATGGAAGAGCTTGGTTTTAGTTTTGGAACTATTTTATATGAACTTGTAGAAAAAGATGTAATGATAAAATACGATTTTAATGCTTCTAATTATTGCTTTGTACCTACAGATACAAATCGTACTCCTTATGATGGCATAAATAATTTTATATTCAAAAATAAAGATTTTGTTCAGAGGCTTATTCATCATTTTGAAAGCATTCCAGTTGTGTAA
- a CDS encoding FtsK/SpoIIIE domain-containing protein: MKAQIPIIDYQDSDNKNSQYIPFENELDLCCMVRIERDNRCIGGFLLNQGDIVDENQFQVIFAFQIKGFHDQLYQEEVNTISTGISEAMKFIPPGERCTFLLGRYSDDSMRQEHLNRIATGSTLPLPTILIRNEQARIQELTRKGARSTWQQIVFCTWTADALGENRSDLLSRLIYQVAKSGRFLLDNFTGRISQRQEQLISQVLMKAYTEGFLQWEMLFNTKAGLEIQPLNDIELWSWLWSRFNQYSPPQIPQLLVLKEDNNSGLQLIEIQNSFKHSTTILIAGERGKSSCPEHRQCTNRIYIKDKVCGVLTMADTVPAWINAKEQVAWMWKVLSENHVRDTEAWVEISPANRYLTEDNLHRQAKQTKVARERAFLKGSGRDVGAEIKQEESFDAQKKLYKGAVPLNCAVVFLVYRENAESLDLACDLLCNSFGTAKVVREKHIASQIWLETLPITWRRILHSSSILSERRLVLESETVAGVLPLTLPKELDTQGVEFLTNRGGKPVHVDLFTHTQHALITGKTGSGKSVLLWRFMLDALSQRIPVVGMDIPAADGESSFKTAITLLGDAGAYFDLSRASNNLMEPPDLRSFDPEERASRMKSWRSFIRNALGVIVMGRLDAPHLAQRVDALLLRSLEIFLSDPDIIERYNLAFSKGWKSAEWQDMPTLKDFVRFCSIARLNISKPEAIDHQAINQITSQIAALLVSPLGNAIAKPSSFSPEPMVKFYALTGLSNDQDSYTMAVAAKAACLRVALSYPKSLFIGDELSVLFRKDGFSAMVGELCATARKDGLSIVLSSQDPDTICQSSAAAMIMQNISYRIK; encoded by the coding sequence ATGAAAGCGCAAATACCGATTATAGATTACCAAGATTCAGATAATAAAAACTCACAATATATTCCCTTTGAAAATGAACTCGACCTTTGTTGTATGGTTCGGATTGAAAGGGATAATCGTTGTATCGGTGGGTTTTTATTAAATCAGGGTGATATTGTTGATGAAAACCAATTCCAAGTGATTTTTGCGTTTCAAATCAAAGGCTTTCATGACCAACTTTACCAAGAAGAGGTCAATACAATATCAACTGGTATTTCCGAAGCGATGAAATTTATACCTCCTGGGGAAAGATGTACATTTCTGTTAGGAAGATATTCGGATGATTCGATGAGACAAGAACATCTGAACAGAATTGCCACAGGTTCTACTTTGCCACTCCCAACTATTTTAATTCGTAATGAACAAGCTCGAATTCAGGAATTAACTAGAAAAGGAGCGAGGTCAACTTGGCAACAAATCGTATTTTGTACGTGGACTGCGGATGCATTGGGAGAAAATAGGAGCGACCTTTTATCTAGATTAATTTACCAAGTCGCAAAATCGGGACGTTTTTTATTAGATAACTTTACCGGACGCATTTCCCAGCGACAAGAACAACTTATCAGTCAAGTTTTGATGAAAGCTTATACAGAAGGTTTTCTACAATGGGAAATGTTATTTAATACCAAGGCTGGATTGGAAATACAACCCCTCAATGATATTGAATTGTGGTCGTGGTTGTGGAGTCGATTCAATCAATATAGCCCTCCACAGATTCCTCAACTTCTGGTATTAAAGGAAGATAATAATAGTGGGTTGCAACTAATAGAAATTCAAAATTCATTCAAACATTCAACAACAATTTTAATCGCGGGAGAAAGAGGAAAAAGTTCTTGTCCCGAACACCGTCAATGCACCAACCGCATCTACATCAAAGATAAAGTTTGCGGTGTATTAACGATGGCAGATACCGTACCCGCTTGGATAAACGCAAAAGAACAAGTTGCCTGGATGTGGAAAGTTTTGAGTGAAAATCATGTCCGCGATACAGAAGCTTGGGTGGAAATTTCCCCTGCAAACCGCTACCTAACCGAAGACAATTTACACCGACAAGCGAAGCAAACCAAAGTTGCAAGGGAACGCGCTTTTCTCAAAGGAAGTGGTCGGGACGTGGGAGCGGAAATCAAACAAGAGGAAAGTTTCGACGCGCAGAAGAAATTATACAAAGGTGCTGTTCCTCTCAACTGCGCGGTGGTGTTTCTGGTTTATCGGGAAAACGCGGAAAGTCTGGATTTAGCCTGTGATTTGCTCTGCAACAGCTTCGGTACAGCCAAAGTCGTGAGAGAAAAACATATTGCAAGTCAAATCTGGTTAGAAACTTTACCCATCACCTGGAGACGTATTTTACACTCCAGTTCAATTCTGAGCGAACGTCGATTGGTTCTCGAAAGCGAAACCGTTGCAGGAGTTTTGCCGCTAACTCTCCCCAAGGAATTGGATACTCAGGGTGTAGAATTTTTGACTAATCGTGGGGGAAAACCAGTACACGTTGATTTATTCACCCACACCCAACACGCATTAATCACGGGAAAAACCGGCTCAGGGAAGTCGGTCTTATTGTGGCGATTTATGCTCGATGCGTTGTCACAGAGAATACCTGTAGTCGGGATGGATATTCCCGCAGCTGATGGGGAAAGTTCTTTCAAGACTGCGATCACACTACTCGGAGATGCAGGTGCATATTTCGATTTATCTCGTGCTTCCAATAACTTGATGGAACCTCCAGACTTGAGAAGCTTCGACCCAGAAGAGAGAGCATCGCGGATGAAGTCCTGGCGTTCGTTTATACGCAATGCTTTGGGGGTAATTGTGATGGGACGGTTGGATGCTCCACATTTAGCGCAGAGGGTTGACGCACTTTTGCTGCGATCGCTCGAAATTTTCCTCAGTGACCCCGATATCATCGAACGCTATAACCTGGCATTTTCAAAGGGTTGGAAATCTGCTGAATGGCAGGATATGCCAACTTTGAAGGATTTCGTTCGCTTCTGTTCGATCGCACGACTCAATATTTCCAAACCAGAAGCGATTGACCATCAAGCTATTAACCAAATAACCAGTCAAATTGCAGCTTTGTTGGTGAGTCCTTTGGGTAATGCGATCGCCAAACCCAGCAGCTTCTCTCCAGAGCCAATGGTCAAATTTTACGCACTAACTGGGCTAAGTAACGACCAAGATTCCTACACAATGGCTGTTGCAGCAAAAGCAGCATGTTTGCGTGTCGCTCTTTCCTATCCGAAAAGCCTATTTATCGGTGATGAGCTTTCGGTGTTGTTCCGCAAAGATGGATTCAGCGCGATGGTGGGAGAACTGTGTGCTACTGCACGTAAGGACGGGTTGAGTATAGTTTTATCCAGCCAAGACCCGGATACGATTTGCCAATCTTCCGCAGCTGCGATGATTATGCAGAATATCAGTTATCGAATTAAGTAG
- a CDS encoding AlpA family transcriptional regulator, protein MFHLVTKQQASEILNMSFSTLKKYRLDGTWIEGTHWVKLNNRCTRYNLELIQDWLHNREDPIAHHRAIDLYHASLASNRKRNSQNMQVVILK, encoded by the coding sequence ATGTTTCACTTAGTCACGAAACAACAAGCATCAGAAATACTCAATATGAGTTTTTCCACTTTGAAAAAATATCGCTTAGATGGAACTTGGATTGAGGGAACCCATTGGGTAAAACTTAATAACCGTTGTACTCGTTATAATTTGGAACTAATTCAAGATTGGTTGCACAATCGTGAAGACCCGATCGCGCACCATCGAGCAATCGATTTGTATCATGCAAGTTTAGCAAGTAATCGAAAGCGTAATTCTCAAAATATGCAGGTAGTAATTCTCAAATAA
- a CDS encoding plasmid replication protein, CyRepA1 family yields MNAIDFCYTNFQYHHWEEWLASGVDTEIITLNVKSLEGTTPYEYLIYSPKISRRNDGRLRDRDLKKYQHIEHGGWWCSGVDPLDEYNPMMWGCFKPDKPRRDPSKINKYIKYEHPYKEPTRAFFLQVSNAAWTLVSRYSGIEVKSEDMNHPWGFWYWVWRKNVPIVIVEGAKKAACLLTAGYAAIAISGVNAGYRTPKDEDGNIVGKPFLIPDLKHFTTPYRRVSICFDRDQKPETVQRVRTAIKRMGKLLAVEGCDVRVIDLPGPEKGVDDFVVSQRKVTESITLEDSEAEGEDAFYKLYYYAETLDLWQIRLYTLLNYQIAIQVTQKYLEQIQMSENEKLIVLKSAKGTGKTQWLVGEVARAHEKNRRVLIITHRIQLGEALCKRFGVNYVTEVRNSGTGDLLGYGVCIDSLHHQSQARFNPNDWSNDTVIIDECDQVFWHLLNSGTEVAKRRVAVLKNLKLLIQNVLGSPEGKIYLASADVSDCDVEYVLSLAGEIKIKPFVIVNDYQPQAGKCYTYKGSNPKDLVVALDKAILQGRDCAILQVRRCANASNQQTPDGEVCVTSETQSTIEGQDEPSTASSHLLLCSAQKAKSKWGTQALEERFRRKFSDLKILRIDSESVSDPSHPAYGCIANLNQILLKYDLVIASPSLETGVSIDIQGHFQAVWGIFQGVQSANSVRQMLARLRENIDRHIWVRSNGVGTVGNASTSIGSLLASQHAATRANIALLSEADNADYSCIDEKFQPESLQNWAKRACVVNAQMHHYQDFVFKGLAEDGYEIIDAEKIPEVESQGIFEEVKLISHELRLDEYNAVADAEDISESGLKKLQDKKNKTKPERHQERKALLQQRYGVEVTPILVWRDDDGWYPQLRLHYFMTLGRELLPQRDAATAKMQIETGENAIWKPDFNRSLLLAKVLMLEDLNIRYFLTPGVMFRGSDAATQKLKQVAVENRYVIKNYLGVSVSEGMAPMAIVHTLLDKLGLSLSYVGRLGSRGKRERVYEFVEPKDGRGEIFTKWLKSSGSVQDE; encoded by the coding sequence ATGAACGCAATCGATTTTTGTTACACCAATTTTCAATATCATCACTGGGAAGAATGGTTAGCAAGTGGGGTTGATACGGAAATTATTACCCTCAATGTCAAATCCCTTGAAGGTACAACACCCTATGAGTATTTAATTTATAGTCCTAAAATCTCACGTCGAAATGATGGAAGATTGCGCGATCGCGACCTAAAAAAATATCAACACATTGAACATGGAGGTTGGTGGTGTAGTGGAGTTGATCCACTCGATGAGTACAATCCAATGATGTGGGGTTGCTTTAAACCCGATAAACCTCGACGTGACCCCAGTAAAATCAATAAGTACATAAAATATGAGCATCCGTATAAAGAACCGACACGGGCATTTTTTTTACAAGTTTCAAACGCTGCTTGGACGTTGGTTTCTCGTTATAGCGGAATTGAAGTTAAAAGTGAAGATATGAACCACCCTTGGGGTTTTTGGTATTGGGTTTGGCGGAAAAATGTACCGATTGTAATTGTCGAAGGTGCGAAAAAAGCAGCTTGTTTGTTGACTGCTGGTTATGCTGCGATCGCTATTTCTGGTGTGAATGCAGGTTATCGAACTCCCAAGGATGAGGATGGAAATATTGTCGGGAAACCATTTCTAATTCCAGATTTGAAGCATTTTACAACACCATATAGACGAGTTAGTATTTGTTTCGACCGCGACCAAAAACCCGAAACTGTACAGCGTGTCAGAACTGCGATTAAAAGAATGGGGAAATTGCTTGCGGTTGAGGGATGCGATGTTCGGGTTATCGATTTACCTGGTCCAGAGAAGGGAGTTGATGATTTTGTTGTATCCCAGCGCAAAGTGACTGAGAGTATTACCCTAGAAGATTCTGAAGCAGAAGGAGAGGATGCTTTTTACAAGCTTTACTACTACGCTGAAACACTGGATTTATGGCAGATTCGGCTGTATACCTTGTTGAATTATCAAATTGCAATACAAGTCACACAAAAATACTTGGAGCAAATTCAAATGTCGGAGAATGAAAAACTAATTGTCCTCAAATCTGCAAAAGGTACGGGTAAAACTCAATGGCTGGTTGGTGAAGTTGCTAGAGCGCACGAGAAGAATCGCAGAGTATTAATTATTACTCATCGGATTCAACTGGGAGAAGCGCTATGTAAGCGGTTTGGAGTGAATTATGTGACAGAAGTTCGCAATTCTGGAACTGGTGATTTACTCGGTTATGGAGTTTGCATCGACTCTCTACATCATCAAAGTCAAGCTCGATTCAATCCTAATGATTGGAGCAATGACACGGTGATTATTGATGAATGTGACCAGGTATTTTGGCATCTCCTCAATTCGGGTACAGAAGTAGCAAAACGTCGTGTTGCCGTACTTAAAAACCTCAAACTACTGATTCAAAATGTATTGGGTAGTCCGGAAGGAAAGATTTATCTTGCCAGTGCTGATGTGTCCGATTGTGATGTTGAATACGTATTGTCTTTGGCTGGGGAGATAAAAATTAAACCATTTGTGATTGTCAACGATTACCAACCACAAGCTGGAAAATGCTACACATATAAAGGCTCTAATCCCAAGGATTTAGTCGTTGCGTTGGATAAAGCGATTCTCCAAGGGAGAGATTGCGCGATTCTCCAAGTGAGACGCTGCGCGAACGCTTCAAATCAACAAACTCCAGATGGGGAAGTTTGTGTAACATCAGAAACCCAGTCAACGATCGAAGGACAAGACGAACCTTCAACTGCATCCTCACATCTGCTACTTTGTTCAGCCCAGAAAGCCAAGTCAAAATGGGGAACCCAAGCGTTAGAAGAGAGATTCCGCCGCAAATTCTCTGATTTGAAGATTTTACGAATCGATAGCGAGTCTGTTTCTGACCCATCCCATCCAGCCTATGGTTGCATTGCGAACCTGAATCAAATCCTGCTCAAATATGACTTGGTAATCGCTTCCCCAAGTCTGGAAACCGGAGTATCGATCGACATCCAGGGTCATTTCCAAGCGGTGTGGGGAATATTTCAGGGAGTACAATCTGCGAACTCTGTCCGGCAAATGTTAGCGAGATTACGCGAAAATATCGATCGCCACATTTGGGTAAGAAGTAACGGAGTTGGAACTGTGGGAAATGCCTCCACATCAATAGGTTCACTGTTAGCAAGTCAACACGCAGCCACCAGAGCAAATATTGCTTTACTTTCCGAAGCCGATAACGCAGATTACAGCTGCATCGATGAGAAGTTTCAACCCGAATCGCTCCAAAATTGGGCAAAACGAGCTTGTGTTGTCAATGCTCAAATGCACCACTATCAGGATTTCGTTTTCAAAGGTTTGGCAGAAGATGGCTATGAAATTATCGATGCAGAGAAGATTCCTGAAGTTGAAAGTCAAGGGATTTTTGAAGAGGTCAAACTTATATCCCATGAATTAAGGCTTGATGAATACAACGCTGTGGCAGATGCGGAGGATATCTCGGAGTCTGGGCTAAAAAAGTTGCAGGACAAGAAAAATAAGACGAAACCTGAAAGGCATCAGGAACGGAAAGCATTGTTGCAACAACGTTATGGGGTTGAGGTGACACCTATACTGGTTTGGAGAGATGACGATGGTTGGTATCCTCAATTGCGGTTGCATTATTTCATGACTTTGGGACGAGAACTGCTTCCCCAACGTGATGCAGCAACGGCGAAGATGCAAATTGAAACCGGAGAAAATGCGATTTGGAAGCCGGATTTTAATCGATCGCTCCTATTGGCTAAGGTGTTGATGCTGGAGGATTTGAATATTCGCTATTTCCTGACACCTGGGGTGATGTTTCGCGGTTCTGATGCTGCGACGCAGAAACTTAAACAGGTAGCTGTTGAGAATCGGTACGTTATTAAAAATTATCTGGGGGTTTCAGTGTCCGAGGGGATGGCTCCGATGGCAATTGTTCATACCCTGTTAGATAAATTGGGGTTGAGTTTGTCCTATGTGGGACGATTGGGAAGTCGGGGGAAGCGGGAACGGGTGTATGAATTTGTTGAGCCAAAAGATGGACGGGGTGAGATTTTTACCAAATGGTTAAAAAGTTCTGGGAGTGTCCAGGATGAATAA
- a CDS encoding IS4 family transposase codes for MPTKKPRNPDHVRRRNTPLADNEAISEHLKNLLSPAIYAQSAYYRSLGLRDRILNLSLMVAAMLTVIWRQVASVHELTRMLEQEELLWGKAVKVSQQGLSQRFLSFPAELFERVFHDLLPLLKSRWLLREKRTLPAAVKYAKKHFVNIWIADGSTLEALFRKLDSLKDVPQGKLAGKICTVIDLLTRLPVQVWFHTNPLAHDTNFLDDLINIASAKTLLVLDRGFYDFGFFLRLIAKQVDFITRIKSNAVFDVERIFSYDYTLRDRIISFNTEDKHQKILRLRLIEVKQGKTWYAYVTSVLDPQILPPYVVADLYAKRWRIEEAFNTAKRLLGLSYLWTGSVNGVKLQVWATWLFYAVLIDLADAVADEIALPFERISLEMIFRGLYHFNHAYNKGRATDPVLFFAAPENKNLDVVKTIRKEPQTLDLSPFPLPLTIPAFP; via the coding sequence ATGCCAACCAAAAAACCGAGAAACCCTGACCATGTTCGTCGTCGAAACACCCCACTTGCGGATAATGAAGCAATAAGCGAACACTTAAAAAATTTGCTGAGTCCAGCAATATACGCTCAAAGTGCCTATTATCGAAGCCTTGGATTACGCGACCGTATACTTAATCTGTCATTAATGGTTGCAGCGATGTTAACTGTGATTTGGCGGCAAGTAGCATCAGTACATGAACTAACTCGAATGTTGGAGCAGGAGGAATTGTTATGGGGTAAAGCTGTTAAAGTATCACAGCAGGGGTTGTCACAGAGGTTTCTCAGTTTTCCAGCAGAACTATTTGAACGAGTGTTTCACGATTTGTTACCATTGTTGAAATCGCGTTGGCTTCTTCGCGAAAAACGAACCCTACCAGCAGCAGTCAAATATGCCAAGAAGCATTTTGTGAATATATGGATTGCGGACGGGTCAACACTCGAAGCTTTATTTCGTAAATTAGATAGTTTAAAAGATGTTCCACAAGGTAAGTTAGCCGGCAAAATATGTACAGTGATTGATTTGTTAACACGATTACCCGTACAAGTTTGGTTTCATACTAATCCCTTAGCACATGATACTAATTTTCTCGATGATTTAATTAATATTGCTAGTGCTAAAACCTTGCTAGTTCTCGACCGTGGCTTTTATGATTTTGGTTTTTTCTTGCGCTTGATTGCCAAACAGGTTGATTTTATTACTCGCATCAAATCAAATGCAGTATTTGATGTTGAGCGAATTTTCAGCTACGACTACACACTTCGAGACCGGATAATTTCCTTCAACACAGAGGATAAACACCAAAAAATATTACGTTTACGTCTCATTGAAGTCAAGCAAGGCAAGACTTGGTATGCCTATGTGACTTCAGTTTTAGATCCTCAAATTCTTCCACCTTATGTCGTTGCCGATCTTTATGCGAAACGATGGAGAATCGAAGAGGCATTTAATACTGCCAAACGCTTGCTGGGGTTAAGTTATCTCTGGACAGGTTCTGTCAATGGTGTCAAGCTTCAAGTTTGGGCAACTTGGTTATTTTATGCAGTTTTAATCGACCTTGCAGATGCTGTTGCTGATGAAATAGCCCTCCCGTTTGAACGCATTTCTTTAGAGATGATTTTTCGTGGGCTTTACCATTTTAATCATGCTTATAACAAGGGTCGAGCAACCGATCCAGTTTTATTTTTTGCTGCTCCAGAGAACAAAAACCTTGATGTTGTTAAGACAATACGAAAAGAGCCTCAAACCCTTGACTTATCGCCTTTTCCTTTACCCTTGACAATTCCTGCTTTTCCTTAA